Proteins encoded by one window of Arachis hypogaea cultivar Tifrunner chromosome 1, arahy.Tifrunner.gnm2.J5K5, whole genome shotgun sequence:
- the LOC112707414 gene encoding pleiotropic drug resistance protein 3, producing the protein MAEVAGLDEIESLRIELAEIGRSIRSSFRSHASSFRSVIDVDNNEGHDGLQWTQIQRLPTFERITSALFDVNKLGPQERHLFIEKLIEHIENDNLRLLQKLRNRIDKVGIKLPTVEVRYQNLTIEAECQVVKGKPIPTLWNTLKGWIIDASQLLILRSRKSRISIIKDANGIIKPGRMTLLLGPPGCGKTTLLLALAGRLDHSLKVKGEISYNGHPLEEFIPQKSSAYVSQYDLHIPEMTVRETLDFSARCQGVGIKDELLKEVSRREKEAGIMPDRDLDAYMKATSMKGLKSTLQTDYILKILGLDVCADTLVGDPIRRGVSGGQKKRVTTGEMIVGPTRALFMDEISNGLDSSTTFQIISCLQHMVHITDATALISLLQPAPETFDLFDDIVLMAEGKIVYHGPRDCIVQFFEDCGFQCPPRKGTADFLQEVISRNDQAQYWSRSEEPYIYVTTEQFIEKFKHSSFGKKLEEEISKPFDKSQSHKNALAFRKYSLTKWELFKACIMREFLLMKRNSFVYVFKSTQLVIVASIGMTVFIRTRMSVDALHGNYFMGSLFYSLIILLTDGYPELSMTISRLSVFYKQKELCFYPAWAYSIPSAVLKIPLSLLESFIWTALTYYVIGYSPEIGRFFRQFLLLFTLHMSSISMFRFIASVFQNAAAAMTAGTVAILYALLFGGVVLPKPYMPSWLRWGFWISPLSYGELAVTVNEFLAPRWQKMSANTTLGHQIMESRGLNFDGYFYWISIGALLGLTVLFNTAFTLVLSFFKVRSRSRALISSDKHSELQGNQENNGSFAGNITPVESTTEPEKGQHSGGMVLPFQPLTLAFRDVQYYVDPPMEMRNQGFSKKQLQLLCDVTGSLRPGILTALMGVSGAGKTTLLDVLCGRKTGGTIEGDIRIGGYQKVQETFTRISGYCEQNDIHSPNITVEESVMFSAWLRLPPQIDAITKSEFVKEVLHTIELDQIKDSLVGLPNVSGLSTEQRKQLTIAIELVANPSIIFMDEPTSGLDARAAAVVMRAVKNVVRTGRTVACTIHQPSIDIFESFDELILMKTGGRIIYSGPLGQNSSQVIEYFESIPRVPKIKDNYNPSTWMLEVTSCSAEVEIGVDFAQIYRESTLYEQNKELVEQLSSPAPGSKDLHFPSHFPQNGWEQFKACLWKQHLSYWRSPSYNLMRIIFVIAASLLFGILFWKKGKNIDNQQDLFNVFGSMFIAALIFGINNFTSVLPIVATERTVLYREKFAGMYSPWAYSFAQVIIEVPYLLTQAVLYVIITYPMIGYHCSAYKIFWSLYSMFCNLLYFNYLGMFIVSFTPNVQVASIVCSSAYTMLTLFSGFIVPHLQIPKWWIWMYYLCPTSWALNGLLTSQYGDINKVISVTAFKDAETKTNAEFLRDYYGFHHDLLDVTGLLLIVFPVISALLFAYCIGHLNFLRR; encoded by the exons ATGGCTGAGGTGGCAGGTTTAGATGAGATAGAGTCTTTGAGAATTGAGTTGGCAGAGATTGGAAGGAGCATAAGGTCCTCATTCAGAAGCCATGCTTCCAGTTTCAGGTCTGTCATCGATGTTGATAACAATGAAGGCCATGATGGATTACAATGGACTCAAATCCAGAGGCTTCCCACTTTTGAGAGGATCACTTCAGCTTTGTTCGATGTCAACAAGCTTGGACCTCAAGAAAGGCATTTGTTCATCGAGAAGCTTATTGAGCACATCGAGAATGACAATCTTCGATTGTTGCAGAAACTCAGGAACAGAATTGACAA AGTTGGTATCAAGTTACCCACTGTGGAAGTGAGGTACCAAAATCTTACTATAGAAGCGGAGTGTCAGGTTGTTAAGGGCAAGCCGATACCTACTTTGTGGAACACCCTTAAGGGGTGGATCATT GATGCAAGTCAATTGTTAATCCTACGATCTCGAAAATCCCGGATAAGTATAATCAAAGATGCCAATGGCATTATTAAGCCTGGAAG GATGACCTTATTGCTTGGCCCTCCAGGATGTGGCAAAACAACACTATTGTTGGCTCTGGCAGGGAGACTTGACCATTCTCTCAAG GTCAAAGGGGAAATTTCTTACAATGGACACCCACTAGAAGAATTCATTCCTCAAAAATCCTCGGCTTATGTAAGCCAATATGATCTACATATTCCAGAGATGACAGTTAGGGAAACACTTGATTTCTCTGCACGTTGTCAGGGTGTAGGAATCAAAGATG AGCTTCTGAAGGAAGTAagcagaagagagaaagaagcagGAATAATGCCGGACCGTGATTTGGATGCATATATGAAG GCGACATCAATGAAGGGATTGAAGAGCACTCTTCAGACAGACTACATTTTAAAG ATCCTTGGTCTCGATGTCTGTGCTGACACATTGGTTGGAGATCCTATAAGAAGAGGCGTATCTGGTGGTCAAAAGAAAAGGGTAACTACAG GAGAAATGATTGTTGGACCAACAAGAGCTCTCTTTATGGATGAAATATCCAATGGCTTAGACAGTTCCACTACTTTCCAAATAATCTCCTGTCTTCAGCATATGGTGCACATCACAGATGCAACTGCTTTGATTTCGCTCCTTCAGCCAGCACCAGAGACCTTTGATCTCTTTGATGACATTGTCCTAATGGCAGAAGGGAAAATCGTGTACCACGGTCCACGTGATTGTATAGTTCAGTTCTTCGAGGACTGTGGGTTCCAGTGTCCACCACGAAAAGGCACTGCTGACTTTCTTCAAGAG GTTATCTCTAGAAACGATCAAGCACAGTATTGGAGCAGATCAGAAGAACCTTACATCTATGTTACTACTGAACAGTTCATTGAGAAGTTTAAGCATAGTTCATTTGGCAAAAAGCTGGAGGAGGAGATCTCAAAGCCATTTGACAAGTCTCAGAGCCATAAGAATGCTCTCGCCTTTAGAAAATACTCGTTAACAAAGTGGGAATTGTTTAAGGCTTGCATAATGAGGGAGTTTCTTCTGATGAAAAGGAATTCTTTTGTCTATGTATTCAAGTCAACACAGCTTGTGATCGTTGCATCTATAGGAATGACTGTTTTCATTCGGACACGAATGTCTGTTGATGCACTTCATGGGAATTATTTCATGGGGTCATTATTCTATTCACTCATCA tacttTTGACTGATGGATATCCAGAACTTTCTATGACAATATCAAGACTTTCAGTGTTCTACAAACAGAAAGAGTTGTGCTTTTATCCTGCTTGGGCCTATTCAATCCCTTCAGCTGTTCTTAAGATTCCACTTTCATTGTTGGAATCTTTCATTTGGACTGCACTTACTTATTATGTTATTGGTTACAGCCCTGAGATTGGCAG GTTCTTTCGCCAATTCCTCCTCCTATTCACTTTACACATGTCATCAATATCGATGTTTCGATTTATTGCCTCAGTTTTCCAAAATGCGGCTGCTGCTATGACAGCTGGAACTGTGGCCATACTATATGCTTTACTATTTGGTGGCGTCGTCCTCCCAAAGC CCTATATGCCATCTTGGTTGCGTTGGGGATTTTGGATTTCTCCTTTGTCATATGGAGAGTTGGCTGTGACGGTGAATGAATTTCTTGCTCCTAGGTGGCAAAAG ATGTCTGCAAACACAACATTGGGTCACCAAATAATGGAAAGTCGTGGTCTCAACTTTGATGGCTACTTTTACTGGATATCCATTGGTGCCTTACTTGGGCTCACAGTTCTGTTTAACACAGCTTTTACATTGGTCTTGTCTTTCTTCAAGG TTCGTTCACGTTCTCGCGCTCTTATATCTTCCGACAAGCATTCAGAGTTACAAGGAAATCAAGAAAACAATGGTAGCTTTGCCGGAAACATCACTCCAGTTGAAAGTACAACAGAACCAGAAAAAGGTCAGCACTCAGGAGGAATGGTTCTGCCTTTCCAACCACTAACATTAGCATTCCGTGATGTGCAGTACTATGTTGACCCTCCTATG GAAATGAGAAACCAAGGATTTAGTAAGAAGCAGCTTCAGCTTCTTTGTGATGTTACAGGTTCATTGAGACCAGGCATATTAACAGCACTGATGGGAGTCAGTGGCGCGGGGAAAACAACTTTATTGGATGTTCTTTGTGGAAGAAAAACAGGTGGTACTATAGAAGGGGATATTAGAATCGGTGGCTATCAAAAGGTTCAAGAAACATTTACAAGGATCTCAGGTTACTGCGAACAAAATGACATTCATTCTCCGAATATAACAGTAGAAGAATCCGTGATGTTTTCTGCTTGGCTTCGGCTTCCTCCTCAGATTGATGCAATAACTAAATCT GAATTTGTAAAGGAAGTCCTTCATACTATTGAGCTCGATCAGATCAAAGATTCCTTAGTAGGCTTGCCAAATGTTAGTGGATTGTCGACCGAGCAAAGAAAACAGCTAACCATAGCCATTGAGCTTGTTGCTAATCCTTCAATCATATTTATGGATGAACCAACTTCAGGTTTAGATGCAAGGGCAGCTGCAGTTGTTATGAGAGCAGTGAAGAATGTTGTTAGAACAGGAAGAACTGTCGCATGCACCATTCACCAGCCTAGTATTGATATATTCGAGTCATTTGATGAG CTAATTCTCATGAAAACTGGGGGACGCATAATCTACTCTGGCCCACTCGGTCAGAACTCAAGTCAGGTTATTGAATACTTTGAG AGTATACCACGGGTGCCAAAGATTAAAGACAACTATAATCCGTCGACATGGATGCTAGAGGTAACTTCATGTTCTGCAGAAGTTGAAATTGGAGTAGATTTTGCCCAAATTTATAGGGAGTCAACTTTATATGA GCAgaacaaagagttagttgaacAATTAAGTTCACCAGCTCCTGGTTCCAAAGACTTGCATTTTCCTTCTCATTTCCCACAAAATGGTTGGGAACAGTTTAAAGCATGCTTATGGAAACAACATTTGTCATACTGGAGAAGCCCTTCATACAACTTGATGCGCATAATTTTTGTGATTGCTGCATCCCTTCTGTTTGGGATACTATTCTGGAAGAAAGGAAAGAACAT AGACAACCAGCAGGACTTGTTCAATGTATTTGGTTCAATGTTCATTGCTGCTTTAATCTTTGGGATAAATAACTTCACATCAGTTTTGCCGATTGTGGCAACAGAGCGCACTGTTTTGTATCGCGAAAAATTTGCTGGAATGTACTCTCCGTGGGCCTATTCATTTGCACAG GTGATAATTGAGGTTCCCTATTTGTTGACTCAAGCTGTCTTATATGTCATAATCACATACCCTATGATCGGGTACCATTGTTCTGCATACAAAATATTTTGGTCATTGTACAGCATGTTCTGCAACCTGCTATACTTCAATTACCTAGGAATGTTCATTGTTTCATTCACACCAAATGTTCAAGTTGCTTCCATTGTGTGTTCTTCTGCTTACACCATGCTCACTTTGTTTTCTGGATTCATTGTGCCACATCTG CAAATTCCAAAGTGGTGGATTTGGATGTATTATCTATGCCCAACATCGTGGGCACTGAATGGGTTGCTGACTTCACAATATGGAGATATAAACAAAGTGATATCAGTAACAGCATTTAAAGATGCAGAAACCAAAACAAATGCTGAATTTTTAAGAGACTACTATGGTTTTCACCATGATTTGTTAGATGTAACTGGTCTACTTCTCATTGTATTCCCTGTTATATCTGCCCTTCTATTTGCATACTGCATTGGACACCTCAACTTCTTGAGGAGGTAA